CCATCGCGGACGATGAACGCGCGGTCGTGATCTTCAAGGTCGCCCACCGCAAGGACGTCTACCGCTGACCGATGCGCCCCGGGGTTGACACCCCCTCCCCCCACGGCCTACCATCTGTGGCCCGCCTGTGGTGTGCGAGAGTGGCGGAATTGGTAGACGCGCAAGATTCAGGATCTTGTGCCCGCAAGGGCGTGGGGGTTCGAGTCCCCCCTTTCGCACCAACAACTTAGCTCGGCATGGCCCGGTAAGCCCCAACCGCCGATTCAACCGCCGGTTCAACCCCCAAAACGAGCCGCAGGGCCACACGCGCCGCCGGCGCAGCTCGCGCGCACGTGCGGGTTGTGGGGTTGTGGGCTTGGGCGGCCCGGCCGCGCGGTCGCGGCGCAGCTCGCGGCGAGAGGTTGAACCGGCGGTTGAATCGGGGCCGTTTCGGGGCGCCACAGGCCCCAAAGGGCGGTGGCAGGGGGTCCGTGTCCCCGAGCCCCAGGTCGACCTGGTCGCGGGCCGGAAAGGTGAAAAAGGCCACCCGGGTGGCAAAGGAGGGAAACCGCCCGGGGGGGCTTCGGGCAGGGGCTCAGTTGGGCGGGTCGTCCTCCGGCGGCGGCGCGGCCGCCCCGATCCCGCCGCGAAGGAAGTCCAACAGCGGATCCTCCTCAGCTGCCCGGGGGTCGACGGGCGAGACGCTCGTCCTCGAGCTCGGGGTTGCGCCGAGCTCAACCGCCCACCGCCGCATGTTCTCCTGCGCCGCGCGGGCGAGTGCGAGCTCGGGAATCGCCTTCACGGCGCCGCTTCTGGTCCGATAGTGGAGGGTTCCGTACTTCGCGCCCCACTTCCGGATCGCCGCGGAGGCCATGTGCCAGTCGTCGTAGGCGACGCAGTAGGCGGCGAGGGCCGCTCGGTCGAGGGGGGTGATCAGGCCGGCCGCGGCGAGGCCCGGATAGACGCGCCGCCACTCCTGTTTCGCGCCTGTCGGCAGCCATCTCGGGCAGGTCGTTCCGACGCGCAGATCCAGGCGGGGGGGCAGGGCCCGGCGCCCGGGATTGCCCTCGAGCTCGCGCACCGCCCGCGGCTTCGGTTTGGGGCCTCGCTTGGCCATCAGCTACCCCCCTCCTACGGCTGCGACTCCGTCTCTCACGGAGGGTGCCAAGTGCCAGGTCCGGCAGGGGCTTCCGGCGACCACCGGCCATCTTGGCACCCCAAAAAACGACCCGGAATTCGCGACGGTGTGCGAACGGGTGCGGCCGCCGGTCAGGGAGCTCACCGCTGCAGACTTTTGCACTCCCATACCCATATCACCATCCGGTTATTTGCTCGCAGCTTCCTCGAGCTACTCGCCGCCGCGTGCGCGTTCGGTGACCGAGACCGCGATCGGCCGGCTCGACGAGGCGAAGCTGATCGAGCTCGAGCGGAAGGGCCCCCCCCTGCTCGGCAGAGGCCTCGGCCAATTCGCGAACCGCTGGCGGTGGCCACGGTGGTTGAGGCCTTTCACTCCCCGCGGCCGCCGTCATGGGGCGCTCCCCGTCGTGTTGGGCACGAGCCCTAATTCCTTCATGCGCCGCAGAATTTCATCTGAGTTCATGTCGAGCGTCACCTTCAACTTGTACTCTTCCCCGGCGAGCTCGAGCAACAAGTTGCGGATGGCCGTGACCTCCTCGGACGCCCCTTCCCTGGCGTTCACCATCGCCTGCCCGATCGTCGACTCCAGAGCAGTCGCTGCCAACCCCGCGGCATCGGGGACGTCCTGGCTGAGCCTCTTGGCCAGATCGCCCACCCAGTAGACCGCCTTCTTCTCGATCGCGTACTGGAGATCGGCGAAACCCTTCGGGATGTCGAGATCGGTGTAGTCTTTCGCCGCCTCGGCGAGCTCCGTCACCTTCGGCCCGAAGGCGTCCATCAGCTGCTGGGCGGGGACGCCTTGTACGCCGAGCAAGGTGAAATCCGCCACGAGCTGCGACATTTGATCGACGATGTCCTGCCGATCCATCACGCCGTACATCTTCTTCAAGTCATCGGTCACGTTGTCGTAGGCCGCGCCGACAAGAGCCACCTTGGCGGCCATGCGCTCGAGCGTGGTCAGGTCCCCCATCCGGGCAGCCGTCGTCTCCCTGATTGCTTTGGCGGTCCCCAGTTGGGCATTCTGCAGCTCGATCAACCTCGCCATGTTGTCGCTGAGCGCGCGGCTGTTCGCCTCCGTGTGCGTGGTCCCGACGTCCCATTCGTCACCCAGGAAACCCAACTGCTCGCGCATTTTTTGATAGACAACGAAGGCATCCGCGAATTGATCTTTGTTCTTGACCAGCGCGTCACCCAGGTCCTGGCTCTTGTTTGCGATCAGGCCGAACAGCTCTGCGATGCCTTCGATCTGATTGACCAGCGGCCGAAGCGCGCTCCCGAGCTCCCAAGCGAGGAGCGCCACGGCGACGATCGGGCCCAGCGCCGACGCCCACAGGACCTTGAACGAAGTGGCGAGCTTGTAGTTGACACTCGTCCAGCCGACGGTCGCGACCTTGGCGTGACCCATCCGCGTCACCCAGGCGGCGGACGAGACCTCCGTCGCCCTGTTCGCAACGATGAGCTCGCCACTTGCCACCACTGCAGCCTTCTTCGCCGCGATGAGCTTCCGGGCCTCGATCGCCGCGTGGCTCCACATGCGGGCAATGCTCGCGGTGGCGCCCACGAGCGGCGACGTGAGCTTCAGCAGGGGCCCGAGCACCGCCACCATGGCTGCGATCTGAACTGTGAGCTTCTGATTCTCCGGCGTCATCCGGGAGAAGGCCGTCGCCGCAGCCTTCACCATGTCGCCGACCTGTTTGAATGCTGGCTGGAGATCCTCGATGATCGGCAGCAGCGCCTGACCAAACTCGATCGCAACTTCCTCGGCCTGTGCCCGCAGCCGGCGGAGCTGGTTGGTTGGAGAGTCCATCGTGCGGGCGAGATCCCCTTGGGCCTTCGCGGTCTGTTGCATGATCGTCAGGTAGCGGGCCTGCACCTTTTCCTGTTGCGTCAGCTCCTGGCCGA
The sequence above is drawn from the Thermoanaerobaculales bacterium genome and encodes:
- a CDS encoding phage terminase small subunit P27 family, producing the protein MAKRGPKPKPRAVRELEGNPGRRALPPRLDLRVGTTCPRWLPTGAKQEWRRVYPGLAAAGLITPLDRAALAAYCVAYDDWHMASAAIRKWGAKYGTLHYRTRSGAVKAIPELALARAAQENMRRWAVELGATPSSRTSVSPVDPRAAEEDPLLDFLRGGIGAAAPPPEDDPPN